A single genomic interval of Helianthus annuus cultivar XRQ/B chromosome 13, HanXRQr2.0-SUNRISE, whole genome shotgun sequence harbors:
- the LOC110901005 gene encoding uncharacterized mitochondrial protein AtMg00810-like, with the protein MIDMTLFTKRMGEDVMLVQIYVDGIIFGSTNEELCREFETVMKAKFEMSMMGELTFFLGLEVKQKEDGILIHQAKYIRDVLTKYNMNDCKVASTSFASQTELTLDPQGKPVNKSFYRSMIGSLMYLTASRPDIMWAVCLCARF; encoded by the coding sequence ATGATTGACATGACCCTCTTCACCAAACGAATGGGAGAAGATGTAATGCTGGTTCAAATTTACGTAGACGGTATCATTTTCGGGTCAACTAATGAGGAACTGTGTAGAGAATTCGAGACCGTCATGAAGGCAAAGttcgaaatgagcatgatgggagaaCTCACGTTCTTCTTAGGGTTAGAAGTGAAGCAAAAGGAGGACGGCATTCTCATTCATCAGGCAAAGTACATTCGGGATGTTCTCACGAAGTACAACATGAACGACTGTAAAGTTGCTAGCACCTCGTTCGCCTCTCAGACAGAGCTTACTCTAGATCCtcaaggaaaaccagtgaacaagtCCTTTTACCGCTCAATGATAGGCTCTCTGATGTACTTAACCGCAAGCAGACCTGACATTATGTGGGCAGTCTGTCTCTGTGCTCGCTTTTAG